In the Bacillus sp. HSf4 genome, TCAAATGTTCAAGCCCGCTTTCATATAAAAGCGGAATATCAAGAACAACAAATTGTTCTCCGGCCGAAACGGCGTCATCGCGTTGTTTGATCATCGCTTTTCTCACTTCCGGATGGACGATCTCGTTTAATTGCACCCTTTTTTCTTCGTTCGTAAATACAAGCTCTCCGAGTTTTTTCCGATCGATATCGCCTGTCTCAAGCAGGATGCCATCGCCAAATGCCTCGACGATTTTCCAATATGCCGGCATTCCCTTTTCGACGGCTTCTTTTGCGATGACATCGGCATCAACCACTGTGATGCCGGCCTGCTGAAACATTTGCGCGACAGTGCTTTTTCCGCTGGCGATGCCTCCGGTTAAACCGATGACCAATGTCACGTGCTTAGCACCCCCTTCTTACAGTTTCCAAATTCCGATCATGATCAGCAATATACCGGGAAGGAAAGTCAGTTTATCCATCCAGTTCCATTTTGATAAAAAACGGCCTGACTTCATGCCAAAAAAGACAAATAATGAACTCATCACGGCTACGGTTATGCTCATCGGAACCGGTGAAAAACCGAGTGCCGCTGCTCCGATCCCTGCGCCAAAGGCGTCAATCGATAAAGCGAAGCCGAGCAGTACCGCTTCCATGCCGGTAATGATTCCCGATTTATCAATATCGGCGCTTGTCGGCGTTCTTAAAATATGAATGACGATTCCCAGGGATTTCAATTCAAGGTTCAACAAGGTTTTTTTCGAAATGGCAACTTCCTGCTCTTTCTCCGGCCTGAAAAATTGGTACAGCACCCAAGCGCCGATCCCCATTAAAATAACGGCGCCGAGCCTTTCCGTTACAACAACGGGGAGGAACTTCTCCAAAAGCGATCCGATCATCATAGCAGTCAGCATAACGGCGCCCGAACAAAAAGCGATGATCAATATCGCTTTAAAAGGAATTTTCAGCTTTCGCAAACCATAGGTTAATCCG is a window encoding:
- the ytaF gene encoding sporulation membrane protein YtaF; translation: MIFASFLLLAFAVSLDSFSVGLTYGLRKLKIPFKAILIIAFCSGAVMLTAMMIGSLLEKFLPVVVTERLGAVILMGIGAWVLYQFFRPEKEQEVAISKKTLLNLELKSLGIVIHILRTPTSADIDKSGIITGMEAVLLGFALSIDAFGAGIGAAALGFSPVPMSITVAVMSSLFVFFGMKSGRFLSKWNWMDKLTFLPGILLIMIGIWKL
- the coaE gene encoding dephospho-CoA kinase (Dephospho-CoA kinase (CoaE) performs the final step in coenzyme A biosynthesis.), with protein sequence MTLVIGLTGGIASGKSTVAQMFQQAGITVVDADVIAKEAVEKGMPAYWKIVEAFGDGILLETGDIDRKKLGELVFTNEEKRVQLNEIVHPEVRKAMIKQRDDAVSAGEQFVVLDIPLLYESGLEHLTDKVIVVWVPKELQLKRLMKRNKFNEKEALSRIQAQLPLDEKKKKADAVIDNSGSLKDTEKQLQDLLERWSK